The proteins below are encoded in one region of Amycolatopsis magusensis:
- a CDS encoding ABC transporter ATP-binding protein has product MSAPTTTRAPQPQGGSLFGRAPAMGAPGSKAENFTASAKRLLGRLRGERPLLLVIIALGVASVALSVAGPKVLGHATDVVIAGVQRGALDFAALGQVLGWVLGLYLASSVFALAQGRLLNNVVQRFVFRLRAEIEDKLHRLPLRYYDRQPRGELLSRVTNDIDNIAQTLLQTLSQLLSAVLTVLGVLVMMLVISPLLALVALLAVPLSIVITRVIGKRSQKLFIAQWKDTGALNAQIEETFSGHELVTAFGRRAEVEEEFRDRNEKLFGASLGAQFVSGIIMPSMMFLSNLSYLALAVIGGLRVTTGAMTIGDVQAFLQYSRQFSQPLTQAASMANLLQSGVASAERVFELLDAEEQEPDPAEPERPAQRRGRVEFERVGFRYEPDTPLIEDLSLVAEPGQTVAVVGPTGAGKTTLVNLIMRFYELDAGRITLDHTDITRFDRAGLRGQIGMVLQDTWLFGGTIRDNIAYGKPGATEEEIQAAAKATFVDRFVRSLPEGYDTVIDDDGTNISAGEKQLLTIARAFLADPSLLILDEATSSVDTRTESLVQHAMAALRSNRTSFVIAHRLSTIRDADLILVMEAGRIVEQGTHAGLLAAEGAYHRLYAAQFRRPATD; this is encoded by the coding sequence ATGAGCGCCCCCACCACGACCCGCGCACCTCAGCCGCAGGGCGGCTCGCTGTTCGGCCGCGCGCCGGCCATGGGCGCGCCCGGCAGCAAGGCCGAGAACTTCACCGCCTCGGCGAAGCGCCTGCTCGGGCGGCTGCGCGGGGAACGCCCGCTGCTGCTGGTGATCATCGCGCTCGGCGTCGCCAGCGTCGCGTTGTCGGTGGCCGGGCCGAAGGTGCTCGGGCACGCCACGGACGTGGTGATCGCCGGGGTGCAGCGCGGCGCGCTGGACTTCGCCGCGCTCGGCCAGGTGCTCGGCTGGGTGCTCGGCCTCTACCTGGCGTCGTCGGTGTTCGCGCTGGCGCAGGGGCGGCTGCTCAACAACGTGGTGCAGCGCTTCGTCTTCCGGCTGCGTGCCGAGATCGAGGACAAGCTGCACCGGCTGCCGCTGCGGTACTACGACCGGCAGCCGCGCGGCGAGCTGCTCAGCCGCGTCACCAACGACATCGACAACATCGCGCAGACCCTGCTGCAGACGCTGAGCCAGCTGCTGTCCGCGGTGCTGACCGTGCTCGGCGTGCTGGTGATGATGCTGGTCATCTCCCCGCTGCTGGCGCTGGTCGCGCTGCTCGCGGTACCGCTGTCCATCGTGATCACCCGGGTGATCGGCAAGCGGTCGCAGAAGCTGTTCATCGCGCAGTGGAAGGACACCGGGGCGCTCAACGCGCAGATCGAGGAGACCTTCTCCGGGCACGAGCTGGTCACCGCGTTCGGCCGCCGCGCGGAGGTGGAGGAAGAGTTCCGCGACCGCAACGAAAAGCTCTTCGGCGCCAGCCTCGGCGCGCAGTTCGTCTCCGGCATCATCATGCCGTCGATGATGTTCCTGTCGAACCTGAGCTACCTCGCGCTCGCGGTGATCGGCGGGCTCCGGGTGACCACCGGCGCGATGACCATCGGTGACGTGCAGGCGTTCCTGCAGTACTCGCGCCAGTTCTCCCAGCCGCTGACGCAGGCGGCGTCGATGGCGAACCTGCTGCAGTCCGGCGTGGCGTCGGCGGAGCGGGTGTTCGAACTGCTCGACGCCGAGGAGCAGGAGCCCGACCCGGCCGAGCCGGAGCGTCCCGCGCAGCGGCGGGGACGTGTCGAGTTCGAGCGGGTGGGTTTCCGGTACGAGCCGGACACCCCGCTGATCGAGGACCTGTCGCTGGTCGCGGAACCGGGGCAGACCGTGGCCGTGGTCGGGCCGACCGGCGCGGGCAAGACCACGCTGGTGAACCTGATCATGCGGTTCTACGAGCTGGACGCGGGCCGGATCACCCTCGACCACACCGACATCACCCGGTTCGACCGGGCCGGGCTGCGCGGGCAGATCGGCATGGTGCTGCAGGACACCTGGCTGTTCGGCGGCACCATCCGCGACAACATCGCCTACGGCAAACCGGGGGCCACCGAGGAGGAGATCCAGGCGGCGGCGAAGGCGACCTTCGTCGACCGGTTCGTGCGCAGCCTGCCCGAGGGCTACGACACGGTGATCGACGACGACGGCACGAACATCAGCGCCGGGGAGAAGCAGCTGCTGACCATCGCGCGGGCGTTCCTGGCCGACCCGTCGCTGCTGATCCTGGACGAGGCGACCAGCTCGGTGGACACGCGCACCGAGTCGTTGGTGCAGCACGCGATGGCGGCGCTGCGGTCGAACCGCACCAGCTTCGTCATCGCGCACCGCCTGTCCACCATCCGCGACGCCGACCTGATCCTGGTGATGGAAGCGGGCCGCATCGTCGAACAGGGCACGCACGCCGGGCTGCTCGCCGCCGAAGGCGCCTACCACCGCCTCTACGCCGCCCAGTTCCGCCGGCCGGCGACGGATTAG
- a CDS encoding dihydrofolate reductase family protein, producing the protein MGKVVMYSSVSVDGFVADEHDQPGPLFDWLVGGDVPLDESGEVKVSQSSYDYTRAYWDQIGVTVAGRHVFDMTDGWDGKPPGGIDHVVVVTHRPAPEGWDPEAPFHFVDGVEAAVAKAQELAGDRLVEIAAGDVGGQALAAGLVDEVRMDVVPVVFGSGKRYFGSVDAQHLLENPDLVVQGDRVLHLRYRVRR; encoded by the coding sequence GTGGGCAAGGTGGTCATGTACAGCTCGGTGTCGGTGGACGGTTTCGTCGCGGACGAGCACGACCAGCCAGGACCGCTGTTCGACTGGTTGGTCGGCGGTGACGTCCCGCTGGACGAGAGCGGCGAAGTGAAGGTGTCGCAGAGCTCCTACGACTACACCCGGGCGTACTGGGACCAGATCGGGGTTACCGTCGCCGGCCGCCACGTCTTCGACATGACGGACGGCTGGGACGGGAAGCCGCCGGGCGGGATCGACCACGTGGTCGTCGTGACGCACCGGCCGGCGCCCGAGGGCTGGGACCCCGAAGCGCCGTTCCACTTCGTCGACGGCGTCGAGGCAGCCGTGGCCAAGGCGCAGGAGCTCGCGGGCGACCGCCTGGTCGAGATCGCCGCCGGCGACGTCGGTGGCCAGGCGCTGGCCGCGGGCCTGGTCGACGAGGTGCGCATGGACGTCGTCCCCGTGGTGTTCGGTTCCGGCAAGCGCTACTTCGGCTCGGTCGACGCGCAGCACCTGCTGGAGAATCCCGACCTGGTGGTCCAGGGCGACCGGGTGCTGCACCTGCGTTATCGGGTGCGCCGCTGA
- a CDS encoding helix-turn-helix domain-containing protein, producing the protein MPRPPLDGLIDDLYYLEGVPPYARLTLPPTPSALLIVNLGAPFRIRAGTGIETAEYADGCVVTMPTRAFEFGYPHPTRSVGVHVKPWGLAPFLPMPAAELCDRPVTLEQVWGRPAVAGLRDRLATAGGPHEMLTLLEEELMRRLGETAGLGLVRHTSGVIAATGGAVAIGELSVAAGVSSTHLAQRFKEVIGVTPKRLARTHRFTATVFAIDPAGPIDWGGLAGSAGYFDQAHFGHEFRAFTGLTPTRYLEVRRRFLREHPGHALDGWPLPAD; encoded by the coding sequence GTGCCGCGACCGCCGCTGGACGGGCTGATCGACGACCTCTACTACCTGGAAGGGGTGCCGCCGTACGCCCGGCTGACGCTGCCGCCGACGCCGTCGGCGCTGCTCATCGTCAACCTCGGGGCGCCGTTCCGCATCCGCGCCGGCACCGGCATCGAGACGGCCGAGTACGCCGACGGCTGCGTGGTCACCATGCCCACCCGGGCGTTCGAGTTCGGTTACCCGCACCCGACCCGGTCCGTCGGCGTGCACGTCAAACCATGGGGGCTGGCGCCGTTCCTGCCGATGCCCGCGGCCGAGCTGTGTGACCGCCCGGTGACGCTGGAGCAGGTCTGGGGCAGGCCCGCCGTCGCCGGGCTGCGAGACCGGCTGGCCACGGCGGGCGGACCGCACGAGATGCTGACGCTGCTCGAAGAGGAACTGATGCGACGGCTGGGTGAGACCGCCGGCCTGGGCCTGGTCCGCCACACGAGCGGTGTCATCGCGGCGACCGGCGGGGCGGTGGCGATCGGCGAGCTGAGCGTGGCAGCCGGTGTCAGCAGCACCCATCTGGCACAGCGCTTCAAGGAGGTCATCGGCGTCACGCCGAAGCGGCTGGCCCGCACCCACCGCTTCACCGCCACCGTGTTCGCGATCGACCCCGCCGGGCCGATCGACTGGGGCGGCCTCGCCGGGAGCGCCGGCTACTTCGACCAGGCCCACTTCGGCCACGAGTTCCGGGCGTTCACCGGGCTCACACCGACCCGGTACCTCGAAGTCCGGCGGCGGTTCCTGCGCGAGCACCCCGGCCACGCGCTGGACGGCTGGCCGCTGCCCGCCGATTGA
- a CDS encoding TetR/AcrR family transcriptional regulator, whose translation MGRWKPNARERLERAAMELFVQRGYESTTVAEIAERAGLTKSTFFRHFSDKREVLFGRDELRRLFADAITGAPAAASPIEAVVAVFDALAPTFGPERRAWGKQRQAVIAGNSELRERELLKLASLAEAMTGALRDRGVPDPAASLAAELGGLAFRNAYARWVELPADEDFAVVAREELDALKSAMTALG comes from the coding sequence ATGGGCCGGTGGAAACCGAACGCGCGTGAGCGGCTGGAACGCGCCGCGATGGAGCTGTTCGTTCAGCGGGGTTACGAGAGCACCACGGTGGCGGAGATCGCCGAGCGCGCCGGCCTGACGAAGAGCACGTTCTTCCGGCACTTCTCGGACAAGCGGGAAGTGCTGTTCGGCCGGGACGAGCTGAGGCGCCTGTTCGCCGACGCGATCACCGGCGCGCCCGCCGCGGCCTCACCGATCGAGGCGGTCGTCGCGGTGTTCGACGCGCTGGCCCCCACCTTCGGCCCGGAACGGCGCGCGTGGGGCAAGCAGCGCCAAGCGGTCATCGCGGGCAACAGCGAACTCCGGGAACGCGAACTGCTCAAGCTCGCCAGCCTCGCCGAGGCGATGACCGGTGCCCTGCGGGACCGCGGCGTCCCGGACCCGGCGGCGAGCCTGGCCGCCGAACTCGGCGGCCTCGCCTTCCGCAACGCCTACGCCCGCTGGGTCGAACTACCCGCCGACGAGGACTTCGCCGTGGTCGCCCGAGAAGAACTGGACGCACTGAAGTCCGCGATGACCGCGCTCGGCTAG
- a CDS encoding SDR family oxidoreductase produces the protein MRVFVTGATGHLGSAVVPELLSAGHEVVGLARTETSATALKALGAEARLGDLDDLDGLREAASAADAVIHLAFKHEAMRAGDYARAVDDDLTVVRAFGDALDGTGKAFVGTSGTGAGAVPGRLGTEDDVVPGAPRVDAENVVVGFAERGIRSSLVRLPPTVHSTLDHSGFVPSLIEIARTTGVSGYLGDGASRWPAVHTLDAARVYRLALEQAPAGSRLHAVADEGVPFREIAEAIGRHLGVPATAIPAEQAQAHFGFLAWIVPLDVPVSSARTQELLGWRPEHPGLLADLGLGHYFTATT, from the coding sequence GTGCGTGTTTTCGTCACCGGCGCGACCGGCCACCTCGGCTCGGCCGTCGTCCCCGAACTGCTCTCCGCCGGCCACGAGGTCGTCGGCCTCGCCCGTACCGAAACCTCGGCCACCGCGCTGAAAGCCCTCGGCGCCGAAGCCCGGCTGGGCGATCTCGACGACCTGGACGGCCTGCGCGAGGCCGCTTCCGCCGCCGACGCGGTCATCCACCTCGCGTTCAAGCACGAGGCCATGCGCGCCGGTGACTACGCCCGGGCCGTCGACGACGATCTGACCGTGGTGCGCGCGTTCGGCGACGCGCTCGACGGCACCGGTAAAGCCTTCGTCGGTACCTCCGGAACCGGGGCCGGTGCCGTGCCGGGACGCCTCGGCACCGAGGACGACGTGGTGCCCGGCGCGCCCAGGGTCGACGCCGAGAACGTCGTCGTCGGGTTCGCCGAGCGCGGGATCAGGTCCTCGCTCGTCCGGCTCCCGCCCACCGTGCACAGCACGCTGGACCACTCCGGCTTCGTCCCGTCGCTGATCGAGATCGCCCGCACCACCGGCGTTTCCGGGTACCTCGGCGACGGCGCCAGCCGCTGGCCCGCGGTCCACACCCTGGACGCCGCCCGCGTCTACCGCCTGGCGCTCGAGCAGGCACCGGCGGGCTCACGCCTGCACGCGGTGGCCGACGAAGGCGTCCCGTTCCGGGAGATCGCCGAAGCCATCGGCCGTCACCTGGGCGTGCCCGCCACCGCCATCCCGGCCGAGCAGGCACAGGCCCACTTCGGCTTCCTGGCGTGGATCGTCCCGCTCGACGTCCCGGTCTCGAGCGCCCGCACCCAGGAGCTGCTGGGCTGGCGGCCCGAGCACCCCGGCCTGCTCGCCGACCTCGGCCTGGGCCACTACTTCACCGCCACCACCTGA
- a CDS encoding MFS transporter, with protein sequence MVALGGAYWRLWISSALSNLADGVFKVGLPLVAVSLTRSPTLIAGLTLALTLPWLLFALPAGALADRLDRRRAMIGANSARAVLLAALALTISLDVGSIWVLYAIAFAVGTTETIYDTCAQSILPQLVGREQLPRANGRLFAAELTANEFAGPPLAGFLVAAGAFAAFATPAGLWVAAIGALLLVRGSFRLPRERPATLRADIAEGLRFVLRDPVLRTIAVMVGVFNFADKAVFAVLVLYAVGPGSAMGLSEQAFGFLLTAIAAGGLVGSLAAEWAERVLGRRWTLGLGYTASAVMLGFPAVTTNPFLIGAAFLLGGIGTMMVNVVLVSLRQQLAPARLLGRVNSVHRLLSWGTMPLGAVAGGLLAHWLGLPATFAVMGVLSLLLLPGLRVVTARPQVVAVK encoded by the coding sequence ATGGTTGCACTGGGGGGTGCCTATTGGCGCCTGTGGATTTCTTCCGCGTTGTCCAATCTCGCCGACGGAGTGTTCAAGGTCGGCTTACCGCTGGTGGCCGTCAGCCTGACGCGCTCGCCCACGTTGATCGCCGGGCTGACACTGGCGCTCACGCTGCCGTGGCTGCTGTTCGCGTTGCCCGCCGGCGCGCTGGCCGACCGGCTCGACCGCCGGCGCGCGATGATCGGCGCGAACTCGGCCCGTGCCGTCCTGCTCGCGGCACTCGCGCTCACCATTTCACTCGACGTCGGCTCGATCTGGGTGCTCTACGCCATCGCGTTCGCCGTGGGCACGACCGAGACGATCTACGACACCTGCGCGCAGTCGATCCTGCCGCAGCTGGTCGGCCGCGAGCAGCTGCCCAGGGCGAACGGCCGCCTGTTCGCCGCCGAACTCACCGCCAACGAGTTCGCCGGGCCACCGCTCGCCGGGTTCCTCGTGGCGGCGGGCGCCTTCGCCGCGTTCGCCACCCCCGCCGGGTTGTGGGTGGCCGCGATCGGAGCACTGCTGCTCGTGCGCGGCTCGTTCCGGTTGCCGCGTGAGCGGCCCGCGACCCTGCGCGCCGACATCGCCGAAGGGCTGCGTTTCGTGTTGCGCGACCCGGTGCTGCGCACGATCGCGGTGATGGTCGGGGTGTTCAACTTCGCCGACAAGGCGGTCTTCGCCGTGCTGGTGCTCTACGCGGTCGGCCCGGGTTCGGCGATGGGCTTGTCGGAGCAGGCGTTCGGGTTCCTGCTCACCGCGATCGCCGCGGGCGGGCTGGTCGGTTCGCTGGCCGCCGAGTGGGCCGAACGTGTGCTCGGCAGGCGGTGGACGCTCGGGCTCGGCTACACCGCGAGCGCGGTGATGCTCGGTTTCCCGGCCGTGACCACGAATCCGTTCCTGATCGGGGCTGCTTTCCTGCTCGGTGGCATCGGGACGATGATGGTCAACGTGGTGCTGGTGTCGCTGCGCCAGCAACTCGCCCCGGCCCGCCTGCTCGGCCGCGTCAACAGCGTGCACCGGCTGCTGTCGTGGGGCACCATGCCGCTCGGCGCTGTCGCGGGCGGCCTGCTCGCCCACTGGCTCGGGCTGCCCGCGACGTTCGCCGTGATGGGCGTGCTGTCCCTGCTGCTGCTGCCGGGTCTGCGGGTGGTGACCGCGCGGCCTCAGGTGGTGGCGGTGAAGTAG
- a CDS encoding winged helix-turn-helix domain-containing protein encodes MTVRKRRAATAQEVKALGHPLRLRILRLCREHELTNKELADRLGRDPGTVLYHVRQLTGAGLLEQAPVRTGASGALEKPYRRGTDTWWLDGPLVDADTEEARSAPVVAFQEELREAGPESVRWYERFTLHLSEEEAAELDRRILEVLDEYVATDEQRTDRPLYSGIFLLHEPVD; translated from the coding sequence ATGACCGTCCGGAAACGTCGTGCCGCCACCGCGCAGGAGGTCAAGGCGCTGGGCCATCCGCTGCGCCTGCGCATCCTGCGGTTGTGCCGGGAGCACGAGCTGACCAACAAGGAGCTGGCCGACCGGCTGGGCCGCGACCCGGGCACCGTGCTCTACCACGTCCGCCAGCTCACCGGCGCCGGGCTGCTGGAGCAGGCACCGGTCCGCACCGGCGCGAGTGGCGCGCTGGAAAAGCCGTATCGCCGCGGGACGGATACCTGGTGGCTGGACGGGCCGCTGGTCGACGCCGACACCGAGGAAGCAAGGTCGGCGCCGGTCGTCGCGTTCCAGGAGGAGCTGCGGGAGGCGGGCCCGGAGTCGGTGCGGTGGTACGAGCGGTTCACGTTGCACCTGTCCGAAGAGGAGGCCGCCGAACTGGACCGGCGCATCCTCGAAGTGCTGGACGAGTACGTCGCCACCGATGAGCAGCGGACGGACCGTCCGTTGTACAGCGGGATCTTCCTGCTGCACGAACCGGTTGACTAG
- a CDS encoding TetR/AcrR family transcriptional regulator codes for MTVASRGRIDKRQAILAAAFTVFARRGYAEACVKEIAEEAGVAKPTVYNHLSDKENLFRHAIEAAADEVMAANLEVVERLREPGEDLRATLEDVAHRLVEVCCDERSRSLRRLTYGQVARFPELIDLVQARTADKVAEALADRLARLSLAGRLRSGDPSVASEQLLALLTGPLETRSRLGTREVPAAEMRAVSDAAVDTFLSAYAA; via the coding sequence GTGACAGTTGCCTCCCGGGGGCGGATCGACAAGCGGCAAGCGATCCTGGCCGCCGCGTTCACCGTTTTCGCCCGCCGTGGCTACGCCGAAGCCTGCGTGAAGGAGATCGCCGAGGAGGCGGGCGTCGCCAAGCCGACCGTCTACAACCACCTCAGCGACAAGGAGAACCTGTTCCGCCACGCCATCGAAGCCGCCGCCGACGAGGTGATGGCGGCCAACCTCGAGGTGGTGGAACGGCTCCGCGAACCGGGGGAGGACCTGCGCGCGACGCTGGAGGATGTGGCGCACCGCCTGGTCGAGGTGTGCTGCGACGAGCGCTCACGGTCCTTGCGGCGGCTGACCTACGGGCAGGTAGCGCGGTTTCCCGAGCTGATCGACCTGGTGCAGGCCCGGACCGCGGACAAGGTCGCCGAAGCACTGGCCGACCGGCTCGCGCGGCTTTCGCTGGCCGGGCGCCTGCGCTCCGGTGATCCTTCGGTGGCCTCGGAGCAGTTGCTCGCGCTGCTCACCGGACCGCTGGAAACCCGCTCACGGCTGGGCACGCGCGAAGTCCCCGCCGCGGAAATGCGGGCCGTGTCGGATGCGGCCGTGGACACCTTCCTGAGTGCCTACGCCGCTTGA